In the Malaclemys terrapin pileata isolate rMalTer1 chromosome 12, rMalTer1.hap1, whole genome shotgun sequence genome, one interval contains:
- the KCNG1 gene encoding potassium voltage-gated channel subfamily G member 1: MTLLTGENSDYDYSALSCASDTSFNHTFFPETETLKGVFYQRAKLIHPEEDLFKSIHPEDRKHHIIINVGGIKYLLPWTTLDEFPLTRLGQLKFCNNFDDILNICDDYDVTCNEFFFDRNPGAFRTILTFLRVGKLRLMREMCALSFQEELLYWGIEEDSLEWCCKRRYLQKMEEFTEMNEREDDDLIENENPGETVEETRASLCMKKLQDMVERPQSGLPGKVFACLSVLFVTITAVNLSISTMPDLREEEERGECSQMCYNIFIVESVCVAWFSLEFLLRFIQAKSKFVFLRRPLTLIDIIAILPYYITLLVDTTSVGFKKPTSGNIYLDKVGLVLRILRALRILYVMRLARHSLGLQTLGLTARRCTREFGLLLLFLCVAIALFAPLLYVIENEMADSQEFTSIPACYWWAVITMTTVGYGDMVPRSIPGQVVALSSILSGILLMAFPVTSIFHTFSRSYIELKQEQERIMFRKAQFLLKTKSQLSNASQRSDILFPSISSETRDND; this comes from the exons ATGACTCTTTTAACAGGAGAAAATTCTGATTATGACTATAGCGCCCTGAGCTGTGCTTCGGATACCTCCTTCAACCACACGTTCTTTCCGGAAACAGAAACCCTCAAGGGAGTCTTTTACCAAAGAGCCAAGCTAATTCACCCTGAAGAGGATCTCTTTAAAAGCATTCACCCTGAGGACCGGAAGCATCATATCATCATAAATGTAGGGGGCATTAAATACTTGCTGCCCTGGACCACACTTGATGAGTTTCCCCTGACGCGCTTGGGCCAATTGAAATTTTGTAATAATTTTGATGACATTCTAAACATTTGCGATGATTACGACGTGACGTGCAATGAATTCTTTTTCGACCGCAACCCGGGGGCGTTTAGGACAATCCTGACATTTTTGCGGGTTGGGAAGCTTCGGCTCATGCGAGAGATGTGCGCTCTTTCTTTCCAAGAGGAGCTGCTCTACTGGGGCATTGAGGAGGACAGTCTGGAATGGTGCTGCAAGAGGAGGTATCTGCAAAAAATGGAGGAGTTTACAGAAATGAACGAAAGGGAGGACGATGACCTCATAGAGAATGAAAACCCAGGCGAAACAGTGGAGGAGACAAGAGCCAGCTTGTGCATGAAAAAGTTACAAGACATGGTGGAGAGGCCTCAGTCTGGGCTTCCTGGGAAAGTATTTGCATGTTTGTCTGTATTGTTTGTGACCATTACTGCAGTGAACCTATCCATCAGCACCATGCCCGACttaagagaggaggaggagaga GGTGAATGCTCCCAGATGTGCTACAATATTTTCATCGTGGAGTCTGTCTGTGTGGCGTGGTTTTCCTTGGAATTCCTGTTGAGATTCATTCAGGCAAAGAGCAAGTTTGTATTTCTGAGGAGACCATTAACTCTGATTGACATTATTGCCATTCTGCCCTATTATATCACTTTACTAGTAGATACCACTTCGGTGGGCTTTAAAAAGCCAACCTCTGGCAACATCTATCTGGACAAAGTAGGTCTGGTGCTCCGCATACTCCGTGCCTTGAGGATTCTATATGTCATGCGGCTGGCCAGGCACTCCCTCGGCCTGCAGACTTTAGGACTCACCGCTCGCAGGTGTACCCGGGAGTTTGGACTCTTGCTGCTCTTCCTCTGCGTAGCCATTGCACTTTTTGCGCCGCTCTTGTATGTCATTGAGAATGAGATGGCGGACTCACAGGAGTTTACCAGCATCCCTGCGTGCTACTGGTGGGCAGTAATCACCATGACAACAGTAGGCTATGGCGACATGGTTCCCAGAAGCATTCCAGGCCAGGTGGTGGCTTTAAGCAGCATTCTGAGTGGCATTCTCCTCATGGCATTTCCAGTCACCTCCATCTTCCACACGTTTTCACGCTCCTACATTGAGCTGAAGCAAGAGCAGGAAAGAATCATGTTCAGGAAGGCACAATTCTTATTAAAAACTAAGTCTCAGCTAAGTAATGCATCACAAAGGAGTGACATTTTATTTCCCAGTATCTCTTCTGAGACTAGGGACAATGACTGA